From Pongo pygmaeus isolate AG05252 chromosome 1, NHGRI_mPonPyg2-v2.0_pri, whole genome shotgun sequence, one genomic window encodes:
- the GNPAT gene encoding dihydroxyacetone phosphate acyltransferase isoform X2, protein MESSSSPNSYFSVGPTSPSAVVLLYSELKKWDEFEDILEERRHVSDLKFAMKCYTPLVYKGITPCKPIDIKCSVLNSEEIHYVIKQLSKESLQSVDVLREEVSEILDEMSHKLRLGAIRFFAFTLSKVFKQIFSKVCVNEEGIQKLQRAIQEHPVVLLPSHRSYIDFLMLSFLLYNYDLPVPVIAAGMDFLGMKMVGELLRMSGAFFMRRTFGGNKLYWAVFSEYVKTMLRNGYAPVEFFLEGTRSRSAKTLTPKFGLLNIVMEPFFKREVFDTYLVPISISYDKILEETLYVYELLGVPKPKESTTGLLKARRILSENFGSIHVYFGDPVSLRSLAAGRMSRSSYNLVPRYIPQKQSEDMHAFVTEVAYKMELLQIENMVLSPWTLIVAVLLQNRPSMDFDALVEKTLWLKGLTQAFGGFLIWPDNKPAEEVVQASILLHSNIASLVKDQVILKVDSGDSEVVDGLIFQHITLLMCSAYRNQLLNIFVRPSLVAIALQMTPGFRKEDVYSCFRFLRDVFADEFIFLPGNTLKDFEEGCYLLCKSEAIQVTTKDILVTEKGNTVLEFLIGLFKPFVKSYQIICKYLLSEEEDHFSEEQYLAAVRKFTSQLLDQGTYQCYDVLSSDVQKNALAACVRLGVVEKKKINNNYIFNVNEPATTKLEEMLGCKTPIGKPATAKL, encoded by the exons GAGCTCAAAAAGTGGGatgaatttgaagatattttagaAGAGAGGAGGCATGTCAGTGACTTGAAATTTGCAATGAAATGCTACACACCTCTTGTCTATAAGGGAATTACTCCATGTAAACCAATTGATATTAAATGTAGTGTTCTTAATTCTGAGGAGATTCATTATGTCATTAAACAG cTTTCTAAGGAATCCCTTCAATCTGTGGATGTCCTCCGAGAGGAAGTTAGTGAGATTTTAGATGAAATGAGTCACAAACTGCGTCTTGGAGCCATTCGGTTTTTTGCCTTCACCCTGAGCAAAgtatttaaacaaattttctcGAAGGTGTGTGTAAATGAAGAAGGTATTCAGAAA CTACAAAGAGCCATCCAGGAGCATCCTGTTGTTCTGCTGCCTAGTCATCGAAGTTACATTGACTTCCTCATGTTGTCTTTTCTTCTGTACAATTATGATTTGCCTGTGCCagttatagcagcaggaatgg ACTTCCTGGGAATGAAAATGGTTGGTGAGCTGCTACGAATGTCGGGTGCCTTTTTCATGCGGCGTACCTTTGGTGGCAATAAACTCTACTGGGCTGTATTCTCTGAATATGTAAAAACTATGTTACGG aaTGGTTATGCTCCTGTTGAATTTTTCCTCGAAGGGACAAGAAGCCGCTCTGCCAAGACATTGACTCCTAAATTTG GTCTTCTGAATATTGTGATggagccattttttaaaagagaagttttTGATACCTACCTTGTCCCAATTAGTATCAGTTATGATAAGATCTTGGAAGAAACTCTTTATGTGTATGAGCTTCTAGGGGTTCCTAAACCAAAAGAATCTACAACT GGGTTGTTGAAAGCCAGAAGGATTCTCTCTGAAAATTTTGGAAGCATCCATGTGTACTTTGGAGATCCTGTGTCACTTCGATCTTTGGCAGCTGGGAGGATGAGTCGGAGCTCATATAACTTGGTTCCAAG ATACATTCCTCAGAAACAGTCTGAGGACATGCATGCCTTTGTCACTGAAGTTGCCTACAAAATGGAGCTTCTGCAGATTGAAAACATGGTTTTGAGCCCCTGGACCCTAATAGTTGCTGTTCTGCTTCAGAACCGGCCATCCATGGACTTTGATGCTCTGGTGGAAAAGACTTTATGGCTAAAAGGCTTAACCCAGGCATTTGGAGGGTTTCTCATTTGGCCTG ATAATAAACCTGCTGAAGAAGTTGTCCAGGCCAGCATTCTTCTGCATTCCAACATTGCCAGCCTTGTCAAAGACCAGGTGATTCTGAAAGTGGACTCCGGAGACTCAGAAGTGGTCGATGGACTTATTTTCCAGCACATCACTCTCCTCATGTGCTCAGCTTATAGGAACCAGCTGCTCAACATTTTTGTCCGCCCGTCCTTAGTAGCAATAGCATTGCAGATGACACCAGGGTTCAGGAAAG AGGATGTCTACAGTTGCTTTCGCTTCCTACGTGATGTTTTTGCAGATGAGTTCATCTTCCTTCCAGGAAACACACTAAAG GACTTTGAAGAAGGCTGTTACCTGCTTTGTAAAAGTGAAGCCATACAAGTGACTACGAAAGACATCCTAGTTACAGAGAAAGGAAATACTGTGTTAGAATTTTTAATAGGACTCTTTAAACCTTTCGTGAAAAGCTATCAG ATAATTTGCAAGTACCTTTTGAGTGAAGAAGAGGACCACTTCAGTGAGGAACAGTACTTGGCCGCAGTCAGAAAATTCACAAGTCAGCTTCTCGATCAAG GTACCTATCAGTGTTACGATGTATTATCTTCTGATGTGCAGAAAAATGCCTTAGCAGCCTGTGTGAGGCTCGGAGTAGTGGAGAAGAAGAAGAT AaataataactatatatttaaTGTGAATGAACCTGCGACAACCAAATTAGAAGAAATGCTTG GTTGTAAGACACCAATAGGAaaaccagccactgcaaaacttTAA
- the GNPAT gene encoding dihydroxyacetone phosphate acyltransferase isoform X1 → MESSSSPNSYFSVGPTSPSAVVLLYSKELKKWDEFEDILEERRHVSDLKFAMKCYTPLVYKGITPCKPIDIKCSVLNSEEIHYVIKQLSKESLQSVDVLREEVSEILDEMSHKLRLGAIRFFAFTLSKVFKQIFSKVCVNEEGIQKLQRAIQEHPVVLLPSHRSYIDFLMLSFLLYNYDLPVPVIAAGMDFLGMKMVGELLRMSGAFFMRRTFGGNKLYWAVFSEYVKTMLRNGYAPVEFFLEGTRSRSAKTLTPKFGLLNIVMEPFFKREVFDTYLVPISISYDKILEETLYVYELLGVPKPKESTTGLLKARRILSENFGSIHVYFGDPVSLRSLAAGRMSRSSYNLVPRYIPQKQSEDMHAFVTEVAYKMELLQIENMVLSPWTLIVAVLLQNRPSMDFDALVEKTLWLKGLTQAFGGFLIWPDNKPAEEVVQASILLHSNIASLVKDQVILKVDSGDSEVVDGLIFQHITLLMCSAYRNQLLNIFVRPSLVAIALQMTPGFRKEDVYSCFRFLRDVFADEFIFLPGNTLKDFEEGCYLLCKSEAIQVTTKDILVTEKGNTVLEFLIGLFKPFVKSYQIICKYLLSEEEDHFSEEQYLAAVRKFTSQLLDQGTYQCYDVLSSDVQKNALAACVRLGVVEKKKINNNYIFNVNEPATTKLEEMLGCKTPIGKPATAKL, encoded by the exons AAGGAGCTCAAAAAGTGGGatgaatttgaagatattttagaAGAGAGGAGGCATGTCAGTGACTTGAAATTTGCAATGAAATGCTACACACCTCTTGTCTATAAGGGAATTACTCCATGTAAACCAATTGATATTAAATGTAGTGTTCTTAATTCTGAGGAGATTCATTATGTCATTAAACAG cTTTCTAAGGAATCCCTTCAATCTGTGGATGTCCTCCGAGAGGAAGTTAGTGAGATTTTAGATGAAATGAGTCACAAACTGCGTCTTGGAGCCATTCGGTTTTTTGCCTTCACCCTGAGCAAAgtatttaaacaaattttctcGAAGGTGTGTGTAAATGAAGAAGGTATTCAGAAA CTACAAAGAGCCATCCAGGAGCATCCTGTTGTTCTGCTGCCTAGTCATCGAAGTTACATTGACTTCCTCATGTTGTCTTTTCTTCTGTACAATTATGATTTGCCTGTGCCagttatagcagcaggaatgg ACTTCCTGGGAATGAAAATGGTTGGTGAGCTGCTACGAATGTCGGGTGCCTTTTTCATGCGGCGTACCTTTGGTGGCAATAAACTCTACTGGGCTGTATTCTCTGAATATGTAAAAACTATGTTACGG aaTGGTTATGCTCCTGTTGAATTTTTCCTCGAAGGGACAAGAAGCCGCTCTGCCAAGACATTGACTCCTAAATTTG GTCTTCTGAATATTGTGATggagccattttttaaaagagaagttttTGATACCTACCTTGTCCCAATTAGTATCAGTTATGATAAGATCTTGGAAGAAACTCTTTATGTGTATGAGCTTCTAGGGGTTCCTAAACCAAAAGAATCTACAACT GGGTTGTTGAAAGCCAGAAGGATTCTCTCTGAAAATTTTGGAAGCATCCATGTGTACTTTGGAGATCCTGTGTCACTTCGATCTTTGGCAGCTGGGAGGATGAGTCGGAGCTCATATAACTTGGTTCCAAG ATACATTCCTCAGAAACAGTCTGAGGACATGCATGCCTTTGTCACTGAAGTTGCCTACAAAATGGAGCTTCTGCAGATTGAAAACATGGTTTTGAGCCCCTGGACCCTAATAGTTGCTGTTCTGCTTCAGAACCGGCCATCCATGGACTTTGATGCTCTGGTGGAAAAGACTTTATGGCTAAAAGGCTTAACCCAGGCATTTGGAGGGTTTCTCATTTGGCCTG ATAATAAACCTGCTGAAGAAGTTGTCCAGGCCAGCATTCTTCTGCATTCCAACATTGCCAGCCTTGTCAAAGACCAGGTGATTCTGAAAGTGGACTCCGGAGACTCAGAAGTGGTCGATGGACTTATTTTCCAGCACATCACTCTCCTCATGTGCTCAGCTTATAGGAACCAGCTGCTCAACATTTTTGTCCGCCCGTCCTTAGTAGCAATAGCATTGCAGATGACACCAGGGTTCAGGAAAG AGGATGTCTACAGTTGCTTTCGCTTCCTACGTGATGTTTTTGCAGATGAGTTCATCTTCCTTCCAGGAAACACACTAAAG GACTTTGAAGAAGGCTGTTACCTGCTTTGTAAAAGTGAAGCCATACAAGTGACTACGAAAGACATCCTAGTTACAGAGAAAGGAAATACTGTGTTAGAATTTTTAATAGGACTCTTTAAACCTTTCGTGAAAAGCTATCAG ATAATTTGCAAGTACCTTTTGAGTGAAGAAGAGGACCACTTCAGTGAGGAACAGTACTTGGCCGCAGTCAGAAAATTCACAAGTCAGCTTCTCGATCAAG GTACCTATCAGTGTTACGATGTATTATCTTCTGATGTGCAGAAAAATGCCTTAGCAGCCTGTGTGAGGCTCGGAGTAGTGGAGAAGAAGAAGAT AaataataactatatatttaaTGTGAATGAACCTGCGACAACCAAATTAGAAGAAATGCTTG GTTGTAAGACACCAATAGGAaaaccagccactgcaaaacttTAA
- the GNPAT gene encoding dihydroxyacetone phosphate acyltransferase isoform X3 has protein sequence MESSSSPNSYFSVGPTSPSAVVLLYSLSKESLQSVDVLREEVSEILDEMSHKLRLGAIRFFAFTLSKVFKQIFSKVCVNEEGIQKLQRAIQEHPVVLLPSHRSYIDFLMLSFLLYNYDLPVPVIAAGMDFLGMKMVGELLRMSGAFFMRRTFGGNKLYWAVFSEYVKTMLRNGYAPVEFFLEGTRSRSAKTLTPKFGLLNIVMEPFFKREVFDTYLVPISISYDKILEETLYVYELLGVPKPKESTTGLLKARRILSENFGSIHVYFGDPVSLRSLAAGRMSRSSYNLVPRYIPQKQSEDMHAFVTEVAYKMELLQIENMVLSPWTLIVAVLLQNRPSMDFDALVEKTLWLKGLTQAFGGFLIWPDNKPAEEVVQASILLHSNIASLVKDQVILKVDSGDSEVVDGLIFQHITLLMCSAYRNQLLNIFVRPSLVAIALQMTPGFRKEDVYSCFRFLRDVFADEFIFLPGNTLKDFEEGCYLLCKSEAIQVTTKDILVTEKGNTVLEFLIGLFKPFVKSYQIICKYLLSEEEDHFSEEQYLAAVRKFTSQLLDQGTYQCYDVLSSDVQKNALAACVRLGVVEKKKINNNYIFNVNEPATTKLEEMLGCKTPIGKPATAKL, from the exons cTTTCTAAGGAATCCCTTCAATCTGTGGATGTCCTCCGAGAGGAAGTTAGTGAGATTTTAGATGAAATGAGTCACAAACTGCGTCTTGGAGCCATTCGGTTTTTTGCCTTCACCCTGAGCAAAgtatttaaacaaattttctcGAAGGTGTGTGTAAATGAAGAAGGTATTCAGAAA CTACAAAGAGCCATCCAGGAGCATCCTGTTGTTCTGCTGCCTAGTCATCGAAGTTACATTGACTTCCTCATGTTGTCTTTTCTTCTGTACAATTATGATTTGCCTGTGCCagttatagcagcaggaatgg ACTTCCTGGGAATGAAAATGGTTGGTGAGCTGCTACGAATGTCGGGTGCCTTTTTCATGCGGCGTACCTTTGGTGGCAATAAACTCTACTGGGCTGTATTCTCTGAATATGTAAAAACTATGTTACGG aaTGGTTATGCTCCTGTTGAATTTTTCCTCGAAGGGACAAGAAGCCGCTCTGCCAAGACATTGACTCCTAAATTTG GTCTTCTGAATATTGTGATggagccattttttaaaagagaagttttTGATACCTACCTTGTCCCAATTAGTATCAGTTATGATAAGATCTTGGAAGAAACTCTTTATGTGTATGAGCTTCTAGGGGTTCCTAAACCAAAAGAATCTACAACT GGGTTGTTGAAAGCCAGAAGGATTCTCTCTGAAAATTTTGGAAGCATCCATGTGTACTTTGGAGATCCTGTGTCACTTCGATCTTTGGCAGCTGGGAGGATGAGTCGGAGCTCATATAACTTGGTTCCAAG ATACATTCCTCAGAAACAGTCTGAGGACATGCATGCCTTTGTCACTGAAGTTGCCTACAAAATGGAGCTTCTGCAGATTGAAAACATGGTTTTGAGCCCCTGGACCCTAATAGTTGCTGTTCTGCTTCAGAACCGGCCATCCATGGACTTTGATGCTCTGGTGGAAAAGACTTTATGGCTAAAAGGCTTAACCCAGGCATTTGGAGGGTTTCTCATTTGGCCTG ATAATAAACCTGCTGAAGAAGTTGTCCAGGCCAGCATTCTTCTGCATTCCAACATTGCCAGCCTTGTCAAAGACCAGGTGATTCTGAAAGTGGACTCCGGAGACTCAGAAGTGGTCGATGGACTTATTTTCCAGCACATCACTCTCCTCATGTGCTCAGCTTATAGGAACCAGCTGCTCAACATTTTTGTCCGCCCGTCCTTAGTAGCAATAGCATTGCAGATGACACCAGGGTTCAGGAAAG AGGATGTCTACAGTTGCTTTCGCTTCCTACGTGATGTTTTTGCAGATGAGTTCATCTTCCTTCCAGGAAACACACTAAAG GACTTTGAAGAAGGCTGTTACCTGCTTTGTAAAAGTGAAGCCATACAAGTGACTACGAAAGACATCCTAGTTACAGAGAAAGGAAATACTGTGTTAGAATTTTTAATAGGACTCTTTAAACCTTTCGTGAAAAGCTATCAG ATAATTTGCAAGTACCTTTTGAGTGAAGAAGAGGACCACTTCAGTGAGGAACAGTACTTGGCCGCAGTCAGAAAATTCACAAGTCAGCTTCTCGATCAAG GTACCTATCAGTGTTACGATGTATTATCTTCTGATGTGCAGAAAAATGCCTTAGCAGCCTGTGTGAGGCTCGGAGTAGTGGAGAAGAAGAAGAT AaataataactatatatttaaTGTGAATGAACCTGCGACAACCAAATTAGAAGAAATGCTTG GTTGTAAGACACCAATAGGAaaaccagccactgcaaaacttTAA
- the GNPAT gene encoding dihydroxyacetone phosphate acyltransferase isoform X4, which produces MSHKLRLGAIRFFAFTLSKVFKQIFSKVCVNEEGIQKLQRAIQEHPVVLLPSHRSYIDFLMLSFLLYNYDLPVPVIAAGMDFLGMKMVGELLRMSGAFFMRRTFGGNKLYWAVFSEYVKTMLRNGYAPVEFFLEGTRSRSAKTLTPKFGLLNIVMEPFFKREVFDTYLVPISISYDKILEETLYVYELLGVPKPKESTTGLLKARRILSENFGSIHVYFGDPVSLRSLAAGRMSRSSYNLVPRYIPQKQSEDMHAFVTEVAYKMELLQIENMVLSPWTLIVAVLLQNRPSMDFDALVEKTLWLKGLTQAFGGFLIWPDNKPAEEVVQASILLHSNIASLVKDQVILKVDSGDSEVVDGLIFQHITLLMCSAYRNQLLNIFVRPSLVAIALQMTPGFRKEDVYSCFRFLRDVFADEFIFLPGNTLKDFEEGCYLLCKSEAIQVTTKDILVTEKGNTVLEFLIGLFKPFVKSYQIICKYLLSEEEDHFSEEQYLAAVRKFTSQLLDQGTYQCYDVLSSDVQKNALAACVRLGVVEKKKINNNYIFNVNEPATTKLEEMLGCKTPIGKPATAKL; this is translated from the exons ATGAGTCACAAACTGCGTCTTGGAGCCATTCGGTTTTTTGCCTTCACCCTGAGCAAAgtatttaaacaaattttctcGAAGGTGTGTGTAAATGAAGAAGGTATTCAGAAA CTACAAAGAGCCATCCAGGAGCATCCTGTTGTTCTGCTGCCTAGTCATCGAAGTTACATTGACTTCCTCATGTTGTCTTTTCTTCTGTACAATTATGATTTGCCTGTGCCagttatagcagcaggaatgg ACTTCCTGGGAATGAAAATGGTTGGTGAGCTGCTACGAATGTCGGGTGCCTTTTTCATGCGGCGTACCTTTGGTGGCAATAAACTCTACTGGGCTGTATTCTCTGAATATGTAAAAACTATGTTACGG aaTGGTTATGCTCCTGTTGAATTTTTCCTCGAAGGGACAAGAAGCCGCTCTGCCAAGACATTGACTCCTAAATTTG GTCTTCTGAATATTGTGATggagccattttttaaaagagaagttttTGATACCTACCTTGTCCCAATTAGTATCAGTTATGATAAGATCTTGGAAGAAACTCTTTATGTGTATGAGCTTCTAGGGGTTCCTAAACCAAAAGAATCTACAACT GGGTTGTTGAAAGCCAGAAGGATTCTCTCTGAAAATTTTGGAAGCATCCATGTGTACTTTGGAGATCCTGTGTCACTTCGATCTTTGGCAGCTGGGAGGATGAGTCGGAGCTCATATAACTTGGTTCCAAG ATACATTCCTCAGAAACAGTCTGAGGACATGCATGCCTTTGTCACTGAAGTTGCCTACAAAATGGAGCTTCTGCAGATTGAAAACATGGTTTTGAGCCCCTGGACCCTAATAGTTGCTGTTCTGCTTCAGAACCGGCCATCCATGGACTTTGATGCTCTGGTGGAAAAGACTTTATGGCTAAAAGGCTTAACCCAGGCATTTGGAGGGTTTCTCATTTGGCCTG ATAATAAACCTGCTGAAGAAGTTGTCCAGGCCAGCATTCTTCTGCATTCCAACATTGCCAGCCTTGTCAAAGACCAGGTGATTCTGAAAGTGGACTCCGGAGACTCAGAAGTGGTCGATGGACTTATTTTCCAGCACATCACTCTCCTCATGTGCTCAGCTTATAGGAACCAGCTGCTCAACATTTTTGTCCGCCCGTCCTTAGTAGCAATAGCATTGCAGATGACACCAGGGTTCAGGAAAG AGGATGTCTACAGTTGCTTTCGCTTCCTACGTGATGTTTTTGCAGATGAGTTCATCTTCCTTCCAGGAAACACACTAAAG GACTTTGAAGAAGGCTGTTACCTGCTTTGTAAAAGTGAAGCCATACAAGTGACTACGAAAGACATCCTAGTTACAGAGAAAGGAAATACTGTGTTAGAATTTTTAATAGGACTCTTTAAACCTTTCGTGAAAAGCTATCAG ATAATTTGCAAGTACCTTTTGAGTGAAGAAGAGGACCACTTCAGTGAGGAACAGTACTTGGCCGCAGTCAGAAAATTCACAAGTCAGCTTCTCGATCAAG GTACCTATCAGTGTTACGATGTATTATCTTCTGATGTGCAGAAAAATGCCTTAGCAGCCTGTGTGAGGCTCGGAGTAGTGGAGAAGAAGAAGAT AaataataactatatatttaaTGTGAATGAACCTGCGACAACCAAATTAGAAGAAATGCTTG GTTGTAAGACACCAATAGGAaaaccagccactgcaaaacttTAA